The Nerophis ophidion isolate RoL-2023_Sa linkage group LG09, RoL_Noph_v1.0, whole genome shotgun sequence genome contains a region encoding:
- the LOC133559433 gene encoding complex III assembly factor LYRM7-like encodes MGTRVKVLSVFKSLHRTRMAVFKDDERALTAAKVKINEEFRKNKNELSEENIEKMIKMGSDVEVVLRKSVLQMEHVGDQKLLLRPRESLLMENVPYSDQPRKKS; translated from the exons ATGGGTACTAGGGTGAAG GTCCTGAGTGTGTTTAAATCGCTGCACAGGACAAGAATGGCTGTATTCAAAGATGATGAGAGAGCACTGACAg CTGCCAAAGTGAAGATCAACGAGGAGTTCCGTAAGAATAAAAATGAATTATCAGAAGAAAACATTGAGAAG ATGATCAAAATGGGCTCTGACGTGGAAGTAGTTCTACGGAAGTCTGTACTTCAAATGGAGCATGTCGGCGATCAGAAACTTT TGCTTCGACCAAGAGAGAGTCTTCTGATGGAAAATGTCCCCTACAGTGACCAGCCCAGGAAAAAGTCATAA
- the LOC133559432 gene encoding adenosine 5'-monophosphoramidase HINT1-like, whose protein sequence is MSVTCCRANMADETAKAQLAQPGGDTIFGKITRKEIPAKLIYEDDQCVAFPDISPQAPTHILVVPKKPIVQLSKAEDSDAALLGHLLIVAKKCAEQAGLTKGYRIVINDGPEGGQSVYHLHIHVLGGRGLQWPPG, encoded by the exons ATGTCAGTCACGTGCTGCCGAGCCAACATGGCTGACGAAACGGCAAAAGCTCAGCTGGCACAGCCAGGGGGAGACACAATATTCGGCAAGATCACACGCAAAGAAATCCCTGCAAAGTTGATCTACGAGGACGACCAA TGTGTGGCTTTCCCTGATATCTCCCCCCAAGCACCCACTCACATCCTGGTGGTACCCAAGAAGCCAATAGTCCAACTGTCCAAAGCGGAGGATAGCGATGCTGCG TTGTTGGGCCACTTGCTAATCGTAGCTAAAAAGTGTGCCGAGCAGGCGGGTCTGACCAAAGGCTACAGGATCGTCATCAACGACGGGCCGGAAGGAGGCCAGTCGGTCTACCACCTCCATATCCATGTCCTTGGGGGGCGAGGCCTGCAATGGCCCCCCGGCTAA